From a single Miscanthus floridulus cultivar M001 chromosome 8, ASM1932011v1, whole genome shotgun sequence genomic region:
- the LOC136469241 gene encoding uncharacterized protein yields MQRGAVSARADSKEPVAQGEATEVATKQAGEETPMPHEAGALESGEAKVPSIAEATEGKAEAPRTSEAEVAEVRASRASKAKVADAGAPRTIEAEVVEARAPRTTEAEVAEAGLGTAEPAAQDAEMEVGQASIAPLVQDPPPSQESAQEVEVHSISSDDTSQGKEVVDAKAASTAEQPALTSGEGSSALIRVQPEPRGWDSPRVLWWSRDDSEGEPLFALEDANEGRH; encoded by the coding sequence ATGCAGCGTGGCGCGGTGTCGGCCAGGGCCGACTcaaaggagccggtcgcccaaggagaggctaccgaggtggCCACGAAGCAGGCGGGGGAGGAGACGCCTATGCCCCATGAGGCCGGGGCCCTCGAGTCAGGTGAAGCCAAGGTGCCTTcaatcgctgaggccaccgagggcaaggccgaggcccctaggacctccgaggcTGAGGTGGCAGAGGTCAGGGCTTCCAGGGCTTCCAAAGCCAAGGTGGCGGATGCCGGGGCTCCTAGGACCATCGAGGCCGAGGTGGTAGAGGCTAGagctcctaggaccaccgaggctgaggtggcggaggccggctTGGGCACGGCAGAGCCGGCGGCCCAGGATGCGGAGATGGAGGTGGGGCAAGCTTCGATAGCGCCCCTGGTCCAAGACCCGCCGCCATCGCAGGAGAGCGCccaggaggtggaggttcattcaatctcctctgatgatacttcccaagggaaggaggtggtggatgCCAAGGCAGCCAGCACTgcggagcagccagctctaacttctggcgaggggagctcggccctcatccgggtacaacctgagccccgcgggtgggatagcccgcgtgtcttgtggtggAGCCGGGACGACTCTGAGggagagcctctgttcgccctcgaggacgcgaaCGAGGGGAGGCACTag